The following nucleotide sequence is from Triticum dicoccoides isolate Atlit2015 ecotype Zavitan chromosome 7B, WEW_v2.0, whole genome shotgun sequence.
GCAACAAAAATCTCCGCAGGTAGTAGCAAAAAATTGTGTTGGTTCTAGTAGAAAAGGCTCATCGATCACCATGTCACCATTGTAGCAAAATTTATCGCCGGTTGTAGCTTTTGTGattgccggttgtagcaaaaatgaGAAGAGGTTCTAGCAAAAATTAAATGTAGCAAAAATCTTGACATCGACGGCACCACCATCGTCTTGAATTGCAGCAAAATTGAAAAACGGTTCAAGCAAAAATTCTGAAGAGGTTCCAACAAAAGATTCATGgcgagcaccaccgtcgccgccaaacaaccatcttcgcccaatgcagcaAAGTTGAatgatggttccagcaaaaaacaaaagtggttccagcaaaaaacaaaGGAGGTTGCAAAAAATCATGGCAGCAACAGAGCATCATCTCTCTCAATTTGTAGCAAAATCGAAAGAAGGTTCGAGCAAAAAAAATGAAGTGGTTCCAGCAAAAAGAATTGACGCAGCAAAATAAAATCCATGGTGGCCACCGCCGTTGCCGCTCACCACCACCGTCGCCGGTTGAAGCGAATCCACCGGCCGGCGAATCCACTTTCCGTTCCCCAGCACGGCACCTCATCGGTGCCACAGGCAACGACCTCCCTCCCACTCCTCCCTTGTCGCGCACGGTCGGGGTCTCCTAAAATAGCGTCGATTTGCCGGGAGGCTGCCGCTGGATGGGCGACGGGCAGGCTGGTGTGGGATCGATGGCGGTCATCACCGGCGAACTATCCTGGAGGCTGTCGCAGGGGAACAAGACATGCGAGGAGATAAGCAACAACGAATGAATGGATAGGCACGACTCGTGAAGATAAGAAGAATACTAGAGCGGTGGTGTGTGGCCCCATTGTCCAGTGTAGATGCGGCCGGCCGAGCGTTCGGCCGGTGCATCGGCTCTAAACGTTTACCTTCAAATTAGGAGACGCAATTAAATGGGTCGAGATAATTAAGGCAACCCAATAATTACGATATGGATAATCATGCATATAATTGGAATCACGTGCATATAATTAGGATCACAGCTAAAGCGGTACCGATCAACTCATGCATAAAATTAGGAGGTGACTCACTAATTATGTTTCAAATTAGGACACGCTGCTAAATGGATCGAGATAATTAAGGCAACCCATTAATTACGATACGGATAATCATGCATAGAATTAGAATCACATGTGTATAATTAGGATCACAGTTAAAGCGGTAGGATTGCATAATCCAATTGTCATTAACTACGGGATCGTGGAGAAAAAATGAAAGGAAATCAACGAATAATCGTGTTCGCTCGAGTTAAAACCGCACGATCAATAAGCATCGTCCGATTCAAAATGGACGAGATCCGGATCGTGAAAATCTGTTGCAAAAATCCGTTCGTTCGGATTTTAGCTTTTTGCCAATTTTGAAATTAATACTGCCAGGGGGCggatccatctggccggcccagccatgtGCAACGCATCTGACAATTGACAATTAATTTTCTAAAAAAAAAGACAATTGGCAATTAATTACCTCGGTCTTGTATGCTAAATCTTGTTTATTGTTCGATGATTGTTTTTCCTTTTCGCGAGGGGCAATGATAGGCGCCGGCACCCCAGCCCAACTTTGGGCCGGTCACCGCGGGGCCGTTAGATTAAAGACATGCCAGTCGTTCATTCCTAGCGAAACGTTTTTCTGTCTCTCCCCCAATGCTTGGTCAACGCCCAGGAGAAAAAGCACCGCACTCATCTCTGCTGTGTAGTCCGCTGAAACCGCCACCGCAGCTGGGTGTCATGCCCCCACGCCAGCATCTCGCCTCGCCGGCTTGCGTCTGGTTGCAGCTTTTCCATCGACCAGTGCAACTCACCGTGGCTCGGGCGAACCCACCGGTTGTATCAAAAAAGTCTATGGTGCCAGCAAAAAATGtcaccggttgtagcaaaaaatgtcatcggttgtagcaaaaaaagcACCACTATTTACACATCCCAGCAAAAACACTAGCCATCTTAAGAAAAAAAAACACTTCTACCAGTTGCATCAAAAATTGATGTCAGTGCCAGCAAAAAATGTTACCGGTTGTAGCAAAAGGGATTGCATTTGCGCACCCAGCAAAAAAAGACTCATTTTGATTCCAACAAAAATTGTTGTTGGTGCTAGCAAAAAATGTCACCGGTTGCAGCAAAAAGAATCACCATTGCGCATTCAACAAAAGATAAATCGTTCGATCCCAGCAAAAACACTCATCGATTCCAGCAAAAATTGCTGCCCGTCCAACAAAATATATCGGAGGTTGTAGCATCCAGCAAAAAACACTCATTCGATTGCAGCAAAAATGCCCATCAATTCCAGCAAAAAATGCCACTGGTCCCAGCAAAAAATGTCACCGGTTGTAGCTTTCACTTACACCAGAGACAATTTTCTCCTTCATAGCCTACCTCGTCAGCCTTGCCAGCACCGGTCATCTCGTCCACATTTGCAGGCTTCGCCGTCGAAGGGTTGCAACCCTCAAGCTCGCAGCACCATGAAAGTGTGGGGATGGAGCTCTTCCATGGCTGCTAGGAGAGGAAGCGGGAGGTAGGTGACGAGGAGTGTGGGGTTCATCCATGGTCTGTTGGTTAGATGCATGTAGGTGGTCATCTAGGGCTCGGCATGGAAGGGATTCAGCATGCACAAGTGCTTCGCCTCTGAGGTCGTGAGCCGAGGAGATAGAGCAGAGAGATAAGGAAGACGGAGGAGGAAGAAACGAGTGGCTGACTCGTGAAGGGATAAATGTGAAGCGGCGAATAGATAAGAAACGAGTGGTCTGAAGTGGGCATTCAGATGTAGCCAGGTAAAAAAAATGGGTGATTAGCTCTCGCCTGATCCAGCGGTGCACGGGCGACCGGCCAAAGATTCGGCCGGCGCGCCGAACACAAACACTACGAATAACAAGTGAAGCCACGACTCCTATTTAGACACGAAGTCTTCATCTTCCCCTTGCTCTGCTCGATCCTACCTACGCCAGCGCACACTCTGTCTCACGCTCGCGAGCGAACTGGCCCAGGAGCAATGGCGCCGTCCAAGAAGGTGCTGATGCTGTGCGGCGACTACATGGAGGACTACGAGGCGGCCGTGCCCTTCTACGCGCTGGCCGGCCTGGGCGTCGCCGTCCACTGCGCCACCCCGGGCAAGGCCCCCGGCGACCCCTGCCTCACCGCCGTGCACGACTTCCTCGGCTACGAGCTCTACACGGAGCTCCCCGGCCACCGCTTCCGCGTCACCGCCGacttcgccgcggcggcggccgaCCCGTCCTCGTACGACGCCCTCGTCGTCCCGGGCGGCCGCTTCGTGGAGCAGCTCAGCGTTGACCCCGAGGCGGTCGCCCTCGTCGGGGCGTTCGCGGGCGAGCTGCGCAGGCCGGTCGTGCTCACGTGCCACAGCCAGGTCCTGCTCGCCGCTGCGGGCGCCATGGGCGGCGTCCGCTGCACGGCGTTCTTCAGCCTGCGGCCCGTCGTGGAGCTGGCCGGCGGGACCTGGGTCGAGCCCGATCCCTTCAGCCTGTGCGTCGCCGATGGCCACGTCCTGACCGCCATCGGGTGGCCCGCGCACGGGGAGATCATCGGGCAGCTCCTGCGCGCCTTGGGCGGCCGAGTCCTCGGCGGGCGCGGCCAGGGCGTCCTCTTCCTCTGCGCCGTGAGCTAGCCACTTCTCCCCCGTCCCCTCCCTCTCTCCGTTCTTGAATTAACTGTGACGTGATGAACTGATGACCGATACAGGACTACGTGGACGACTACGAGGCGAACGTGCCCTTCCGCGCGCTGGCCGGCGTGGGCTGCCGCGTGGAGGCGGCGTGCCCGACGAAGCGCAAGGGCGAGCCGTGCGTCACGGCGATCTACGACGACGTCGCCGCGGCCCCCGGCGCGGTGAGCGACGAGAAGCGTGGGCACAACTTCGTGATGACCGTGGACTGGGCCGACATCAACGTCGACGACTACGAGTGCGTGGTCGTGCCCGGCGGCCGGTCGCCGGAGCTGCTCGTGACGAACGAGAAGGCGGTGGCGCTGGTGGGGCAGTTCGCGGCCAAGGGGAAGGTGGTCGCCAGCATCGACCAGGGGCACCTCGTCCTCGCCGCGGCGGGGCTCCTCAAGGGCAAGCGGTGCGCGAGCGGAGTGCCCATGAGGGTGGTCTCCAACCTCGCCGGCGCGGCGGCCGTGGAGCCCCAAGGGGCGGTCGCCGACGGGAAGCTCGTGACGGCGGCGAGCTGGCCGGACCTTGCCGAGTTCATAGCTCGCCTCGTGGATCTCTTGGGCATTACCGTCTCGTTCTAAAGATGCAACTGCAATGCATCTCTCCGTGATCTGTAATAACTTTGTGAACAGAACACCGAACACTGTCACACTCTGCAGAAACTCTATTCTTCTAGAATTCAGAGATTGCCATATGCTTCCAGTTCTCTGTTGGAATTTTTTGGTGGTTGGAACTTGCCTTTGATCAGTTATGAATGATTTCTACATACGCTTTCATAGCCTTCAGTTTGGCACCACAAACTGCAGAGCTCATCGCTTGCCACCGACAGTCCTGCAAACGATCTATCTATCTATTAATACACTTTGCTCCATAATTATAGAGCCCTCTTGTTCAATTGATCGAGTAAcccgattttgaccgggtcaaAATATTTTTTTCTCATGGAGCTCTATCGTTCAATCCTTTTAATTCACAATGAAGCTCTCTCGTTCAATTCTTTTAATTCACAATGTTCCTTATTTTAGACCCCTCACATTCGATTGAGGTATTTAATTTTGGATCTGGTTCATGATTTTGATTGGATATACAATTTTTCAAATCAACCAACAACAACCGACCTATAAAAACATATGAACCCAACACACCCTCTCACCACTTAAAAAAAGAAACGTCACTATGTGATACTATAGCACCAACATAGTACATGCAGCCATCGAATTTTTTCCATATAACTTTGAATTGATTAATATACAACACAGAATCACCACAAAAAGGCCCATCAAAACACCAAATTATATAAATAAATTTGGAAATAAAATGTAAGGTGTATTAGTTTCTCAGTAGTCAAATTCCTTTAATTTTTACGAAGTTCAATGTCAAAAACATCAACATCCACAACACCCTTCTTCCAGAGTTCGTCCAATTAACTAGTTAAATGGTTGATTAATCCTTATTCGTAGGGTCGCCAAGTAGGCGATAAATTAATTAATCAACAGATTAATTGATTAATTGGTCGATTAACTTGTCGATTAACCTATTAATCCTCTATCCATTAGCCAACCGAACAACAACCGCTCTCAACAATGATAATACTAAATGAATAAAATATAAAATCCATTTCATGCCTATCTAATGATGTCGATTTGATATTATGGATATTGATATTCTCTACAAAATTTCTCAAACTTAAAGATGTTTGATTAGAAAAATTAATACACCCTACATTTTGAGATAGAGGGAGTAGAAAAATTATGAATACCCAATAGCACCAACGGCATAGCAAAAACACGACCAAACCTTCTAGTAACAAATACACTATGCTCCCTAATTTTGGAGCTCTCTCATTCAATTGAAGTGTTCAATTTCGGATTTGGTTCacaatgttgactgggtcaacaattTTGACTTTAGATTTTTATTCACGATTTTAACTGGGTCAACGATTTCTATTAAGATTATTTTGAATTAATAATTTTCATTCAATTGAGGTGTTTAATTTCGGATCTGGTTCACAATTTTGACTGGGTCAATGATGGTTATATTAATTCATGATTTTCACTCAATTGAGATGTTCAATTTCAGGTCCGGTTTATAATTTTGACTACATCAACAATTTTTTTATTGAAGTGTCCAATTTTAGATTTAGTTCATGATTTTGGCCGAGTGAATGATATCTCAAATCAATCGGCAAACGACTGGTCTATAAAAAAGTACCGTGCACCCTCTCACCAGACACAAATGAATTGGCAACATGCACACTCTAGCACCAATATAGTAAATGTAGTCGCCAACGAAAGAAACTTTTCTATATTCATGTGGGTTAATTAGCGGATAACACATAATCACACATCTAAAAAGGACCCACCAAAAGCACTACATTATTGAAAAAAATATACTCCATCATCTCCCTCACGCgccaaaccaattttatttttcaCAAACAGAACACTGAACACTGTCACACTCTGCAGAAACTCTAACCTTCTAGAGTTCAGAGATTGTCCCGTTAATCAAGAATTAGCAGAGGTGATCTACGGTTGATGATCTGAGTGTATATTTTGATTAGGTGTGCAATATTCTGGTGGTTGGAACGTGTCTTTGATCTATTATGGAAGGTTTCTGGAGAAACTTTCATAGTGTTTCGTTCAGTACCACAAACTTCAGAGCTTGTGAATCGCCACCAACAGTATCTTAAATGTTTTAACTAGAGAACGAGAAAGACAAGAGATAGAGATGTAAAGTGAATGGTTCTTCTCACGGATGATGAGATTACACATATATATAGCCCCGGAAGGGGTGTGTCCGAAGGGATATGAGGCAACCACCTTTGTCAGGAAAAGTAAGGATTAATAGGATTAATTAaatcctaacactccccctaatccatGCCTTTGTAAGTATTATCATCTTGAGAACTCCTCTCAAAACCCTGTCGGAAAAAGTGAGGATATATGTGtttgatatgttgctaaaactcatgcaaacccagtgggaaaataaggagaaaatgatgcaacatataacGGTTATTGTCTCATTTAACTCGATACGAGAAGACTCATAGAGTTTTGAGAACAATAAATATGTCGTATATGCTTTCTTAAAAAAACCATTGGGGAAAACcgaaagtatgacatatgatcttgtgttgatattacctcattaaaaacctttatgagaacatgtatagtaaactcatgaagggaaaaagagtataatatgatgcattgAACAGGAACTATCCAGGAAGATACTTCCCCCGATTCTTGCAAATTCCGAAGCCGTCAcataccaattccatgaacatttttttggaatcTATAAGTTGGTAGAGACTTGGTGGATAAATCAGTTAtatgatttgacttgcaagatatgcaatatagagATATTGCTTATTCGTAACCAGTTTGCATCCGGGCAACACAAGCAACATTATCTCTAagataatggttggtggatgtagccatGAGGTCTGTTTTGAAGACTCTTCATGAGAGAGCTACCACACCTAGTAGGAACACTAAGCTCGTCTACGATCTGACATAGTATGGATCTGATCGTTGTATCCAATGATATCGATGTTCACATTTATGTGAAACTGAAAAAACCCAGGACAAGATGTttgatgccttggagatatcgaaaggTATTCTTGAGTACCAAAcaattgtgtttggtggatccaaatggcattacagaacattgagtcccaatatctcatttccatcatctcttggtgtAAATAGACCTTTCTCTATGGATGAATAAGATTTGTCCATAATGAATTTCTCCAAATAttttggatatagacaacatagtatACCATAATGTATGAATGGAGGTGCTCAAGTTGTAGTAACGAGCGGTATTTGGTTTACCCAAATCCTCCATTTTAAACTCTGTCATTTAGATGATTACATGTGTTGTCATTGTAGACACACAAACATGGAtaatcatcattgtaggagtaatcTGTATGAATAAGGAACTCACTATGTCGGTTGTAGCAAATGTACCGACGATAATAGTAAGTCATATGGTGACTTATTgattttacacaatgtatgttgcattttgtaCTTCGATTCAGAATTGAGGTTCCATTGGGAACCATCTATATCTGAATCTAGTGATCTACATGGGTatgtaatcactacatctatcaactgcagaGATAGATGATTTTGAACTGCCAATGATATAACTTATCGGAATGAGATTCCACCTctggagaatagttgggtatctgcgtgaacccttgtgcCATAATACTTGCTCTTTATTTCACCACCTCGTTGTTCTCAGTTTTGTTTCCAAaagaaaactggtgtaggtattgcttatgaataccttcccattattgagtaagatcatttctacctagattataccctttgcttgagttcagttCGAGTGTTGatcacactttgccatggccatggtcttttgatctgaatcatttgaaaggttttgcaatctagttgagaaatgtatgtcgacaattgtagacttccggttatatgattctccagaatttatatatcaatatatagttgatggaaatatcATTACCCATAGTGATTGCTCGCGATTTCCCCAGTGCAATTGAGTCGGGTATTTTGATGTCCCGGTCATTGTGTAcactatgacctgggttggtgTAGGTTTCCCGTCCACTtggtgtatactacccattagaTGTCTGCcaacgtgaagttgacttgcatttactgattcacatgccttgatatccttgcttgtgagaagctgaatcctgatgtacTTCTGCCATACATCTCCGTTGTCGCTTTGAACGGGGAGTGGAGTGGATTGTGATGGTACATTCACTCTTTCAGGCATTTTTTTGTAGGATTgtgtgacacctttatagtcagtaaatgaatctAGCAGGTTATTTGCAATGTTTGCAAATCTTCTGAATGCATGGTTTagatctttgagtacgtggatttgaggcagaaatgtgttgaacattccactaatttcctggcattctttatggtacttgaaatctccccctaatgcatggaaatgttcctcattgaatcatcatactggccttgaataactcctcatgtgaggggcttgaggtattgatggtaatacagttattcctcacatagatcccaactatatgttgaggggccaatgatgtatgcTGGGTGGTCATATCGGTATGGGCTTGAGGTATTGATGGTaatacagttattcctcacatagatcccaactatatgttgaggggccaatgatgtatgcTGGGTGGTCATATCAGTATGCAACCGAATTACTgcagataggaaatacttggtagatattcacatatcaaagatagaggggaataatattatgcagttctgtcatgagcgtgtaaaactgcatgattccaacgtaaagttggtaagttgcaatCCCAAAGTAAAGATAATGCAATGGTGTTAACTCTTTGTataggattctaccaaaccattttgagtctagacattaggacaaattgcAAAACTTCAATCCAAGGGCCATAGAGAAGGCACTCAAGGAGAATTCTACAACGTTAGCCATTAGATTTGCTTGAAATCAATGTCaggataatgagccaatggtttcATGTGAATAAAGCACACACTTAAAACCAGCATGTAGATATGTCTTTTATGACCATGGAATACCTGAATAGTCTAGTCAATGGATGGGAAGAGCCACTGACCTCAACTTGATGCATTCGTGGAGTCTGAGTGGTTTAGCGTAggctttacgatacagagccgctgccaagccctaatcttcctcgggagggctgatctggagtccgtttggggctccgaagaggggaattcgtcgccatcatcatcatcaaccatcctccatcaccaatttcatgatgctcaccgccgtgcgtgagtaatttcatcttaggcttgctggacggtgatgggttggatgagatttaccatgtaatcgagttagttttgttggggtttgatccctagtatccattatgttctaagattgatgttgctatgactttggcatgcttaatgcttgtcactagggcccgagtgccatgatttcatttctgaacctattatgttttcatgaatatatgtgagttcttgatcctatcttgcaagtcaatagccacctactatgtgttatgatccggcaaccccaaagtgacaataatcgggaccattcccggtgatgaccgtagtttgaggagttcatgtattcactgagtgttaatgctttgctccggtactctattgaaaggaggccttaatatcccttagtttccaataggaccccgctgtcacgggagggtaggacaaaagatgtcatgcaagttcttttccataagcacgtatgactatattcagaacacatgcctacattacattgatgaaatggagctagttctgtgtcaccctatgttaaaactgttacatgatgaattgcatacgacataattatccatcattgatccattgcctacgagcttttcacatgttgatctttgcttagttacttctccattgccactattacgattgctacaaaactgctactgttacttttgtcaccgttaccgttacctccatactactttgctagtaaatactttgctgcagatattaagtctttcaggtgtggttgaattgacaactcagatgctaatacttgagaatattctttggctccccttgtgtcgaatcaataaatttgggttgaatactctaccctcgaaaactgatgcgatctcctatacttgtgggttatcaagacctttttctggcgcctttgccggggagcatagcgctATTCTTGGATTCACTTGGgacttatatctgttgatcactatgaggaacttgaaagatgaaagaaccaagatttttccctcaactacgagtggaggtaaggaactgccatctagctctgcacttgatccaccttctgttatgagtaaatttgcaacacctgttggaaatatgccctagaggcaataataaaatggttattattatatttccttgttcatgataattgtctattgttcatgctataatagtattaactggaaaccgtaatacatgtgtgaatacatagaccacaacatgtccctagtgagcctctagttgactagctcgttgatcaatagatggttatggtttcctgaccatggacattggatgtcattgataacaggatcacatcattaggagaatgatgtggtggacaagacccaatcctaagcatagcacaagatcgtgtagttcatttgctaaaagcttttctaatgtcaagtatcatttccttagaccatgagattgtgcaactcccggataccgtaggaatgcttttggtgtgccaaacgtcataacataactgggtggctataaaggtgcactacgggtatctccaaaagtgtctgttgggttggcatgaatcgagactgggatttgtcactccgtgtgacggagaggtatctctgggcccactcggtaattcatcatcataatgagctcaatgtgactaagtagttagtcatgggatcatgcattacgaaacgagtaaagtgacttgctggtaacgagattgaacgaggtattgggaatctcgggcaagtaacgtaccgattgacaaagggaattgtacacgggatttcttgaatccttgacatcgtggttcatccgatgagatcatcgtggaacatgtgggagccaacatggctatccagatcccgctgttggttattgtccagagagctgtctcggtcatgtctgcatgattcccgaacccgtagggtctacacacttaaggttcagtgatgctagagttgttatggaaatTAGTGTGTAGttacgaatgttgtttggagtcccggatgagatcccggacggcacgaggagttccggaatggtccggaggtaaagatttatatacgggaagtcctattttggccaccggaaaatattcgggatttttcggtattgtaccgggaaggttctagaaggttctggaatagggcccacctgcatggggggacgcaCATGAACGTggttagtgggggcaaggccccacaccccttgtCAAGGCGTACCAAGATCCCCCgtgagaaggaataagatcatatcctgaagggataagatcaagatccctaaaaaggggggataccaatcggtggggaaggaaatgatgggatttctttcctcccacctttgccaacgccccaatggacttgaagggcaagaaaccagccccctccacccctatatatagtggggaggcgcatgggagcttcaccccttgcccctggcacagcccttcccctctccaactccacctcctcctcagtagtgcttggcgaagtcctgccggagaactgcaagctccaccaccacgccgtcgtgctgccggacctctccctcaacttctcctctccccttgctggatcaagaagaacgagacgtccccgggctatacgtgtgttgaacacggaggcaccgtccgttcggcgttagatcgggtcttccgcgatttgaatcgccgcgggtacgactccctcatccgtgttcttgtaacgcttccgcatcgcgatcttcaagggtatgaagatgcactctccctctcttgttgccagaatctccatagattgatcttggtgatgcatagaaaattttgaatttctgctacgttccccaacagtggcatcatgagttaggtctattgcgtagattctatgcacgagtagaacacaagttgttgtgggcgccgattttgtcaatttacttgccattactagtcttatcttgattcggcgacatcgtgggatgaagcggcctggaccgaccttacacgtacgcttacgcgagacaggttccaccgactgacatgcactagttgcataaggtggctagcgggtgtttgtctctcccactttagtcggaccgg
It contains:
- the LOC119337233 gene encoding DJ-1 protein homolog E-like, with the protein product MAPSKKVLMLCGDYMEDYEAAVPFYALAGLGVAVHCATPGKAPGDPCLTAVHDFLGYELYTELPGHRFRVTADFAAAAADPSSYDALVVPGGRFVEQLSVDPEAVALVGAFAGELRRPVVLTCHSQVLLAAAGAMGGVRCTAFFSLRPVVELAGGTWVEPDPFSLCVADGHVLTAIGWPAHGEIIGQLLRALGGRVLGGRGQGVLFLCADYVDDYEANVPFRALAGVGCRVEAACPTKRKGEPCVTAIYDDVAAAPGAVSDEKRGHNFVMTVDWADINVDDYECVVVPGGRSPELLVTNEKAVALVGQFAAKGKVVASIDQGHLVLAAAGLLKGKRCASGVPMRVVSNLAGAAAVEPQGAVADGKLVTAASWPDLAEFIARLVDLLGITVSF